From a region of the Pyxidicoccus xibeiensis genome:
- a CDS encoding type Z 30S ribosomal protein S14 → MAKLSKIAQAKRKPKFAVRQYNRCPLCGRPRAFLRKFKMCRICLRHRALRGEITGVTKSSW, encoded by the coding sequence ATGGCCAAGCTCTCCAAGATTGCCCAGGCAAAGCGCAAGCCGAAGTTCGCCGTGCGCCAGTACAACCGCTGCCCGCTGTGCGGCCGGCCGCGCGCCTTCCTGCGCAAGTTCAAGATGTGCCGCATCTGCCTCCGTCACCGCGCGCTGCGCGGTGAGATCACCGGCGTGACCAAGTCGTCCTGGTAG
- the rplF gene encoding 50S ribosomal protein L6, producing MSRIGKLAIKLGDKTKAVVAGQQVNFEGPKGKLSVKLPAKVKVEVKDGQVNVLREDDSREARSLHGLTRTILANAAKGVSTGFEKKLDIRGVGFRAEVKGKAIHFSLGYSHPVVFNLPEGVTAEVDKAPRTEDSLPTVGLTLRSADKEVLGATAVNIRSLRPPEPYKGKGIKYSEERIRRKEGKTGTT from the coding sequence ATGAGTCGGATTGGAAAACTGGCGATCAAGCTCGGCGACAAGACGAAGGCCGTCGTCGCCGGCCAGCAGGTGAACTTCGAGGGCCCCAAGGGCAAGCTGTCGGTGAAGCTTCCCGCCAAGGTCAAGGTGGAGGTCAAGGACGGCCAGGTGAACGTGCTGCGCGAGGATGACTCCCGCGAGGCGCGCAGCCTGCACGGCCTGACCCGCACCATCCTCGCGAACGCCGCCAAGGGCGTGTCCACGGGCTTCGAGAAGAAGCTGGACATCCGTGGCGTCGGTTTCCGCGCCGAGGTGAAGGGCAAGGCCATCCACTTCTCGCTGGGCTACTCGCACCCGGTGGTCTTCAACCTCCCCGAGGGTGTGACGGCCGAGGTCGACAAGGCGCCCCGTACCGAGGACAGCCTTCCCACGGTGGGTCTGACGCTCCGCTCCGCGGACAAGGAAGTGCTGGGCGCCACGGCGGTGAACATCCGCTCGCTGCGTCCGCCCGAGCCCTACAAGGGCAAGGGCATCAAGTACTCCGAGGAGCGCATCCGCCGCAAGGAGGGCAAGACCGGTACGACCTAG
- the rpsH gene encoding 30S ribosomal protein S8 produces MPVNDPVGDMLTRLRNASRARHDKVVIPHSKLKLEIIKVLKDEGYIGEYSVEELQPQNNIVVGLKYGPDRAPAITGIRRVSKPGLRRYVAVREIPQVLGGLGVSILSTSRGIMVDSEARKQKVGGELLCTVY; encoded by the coding sequence ATGCCGGTCAATGACCCCGTCGGCGACATGCTGACCCGCCTGCGCAACGCCTCCCGCGCGCGGCACGACAAGGTCGTCATTCCCCACTCGAAGCTCAAGCTCGAGATCATCAAGGTCCTCAAGGACGAGGGCTACATCGGCGAGTACTCCGTCGAGGAGCTCCAGCCGCAGAACAACATCGTCGTCGGGCTGAAGTACGGCCCGGACCGTGCCCCCGCCATCACCGGCATCCGCCGCGTGTCGAAGCCCGGTCTGCGCCGCTATGTCGCGGTGCGCGAGATTCCGCAGGTTCTCGGCGGCCTGGGCGTCTCCATCCTCTCCACCTCGCGCGGCATCATGGTGGACTCCGAGGCTCGCAAGCAGAAGGTCGGCGGCGAGCTGCTCTGCACCGTCTACTAG